A region of Oryctolagus cuniculus chromosome 3, mOryCun1.1, whole genome shotgun sequence DNA encodes the following proteins:
- the PTN gene encoding pleiotrophin isoform X2, translating to MQSQQYQQQRRKFAVAFLAFIFILAAVDTAEAGKKEKPEKKVKKSDCGEWQWSVCVPTSGDCGLGTREGTRTGAECKQTMKTQRCKIPCNWKKQFGAECKYQFQAWGECDLNTALKTRTGSLKRALHNAECQKTVTISKPCGKLTKPKPQESKKKKKEGKKQEKMLD from the exons ATGCAGTCCCAACAGTACCAACAGCAGCGTCGAAAATTTGCAGTTGCCTTCTtggcattcattttcattttggcaGCTGTGGACACTGCAGAagcagggaagaaagagaaaccaG aaaaaaaagtgaagaagtcTGACTGTGGAGAGTGGcaatggagtgtgtgtgtgcccaccAGTGGAGACTGTGGGCTCGGCACCCGAGAGGGCACTCGGACTGGAGCAGAGTGCAAACAAACCATGAAGACCCAGAGATGTAAGATCCCCTGCAACTGGAAAAAGCAATTTGGAG CGGAATGCAAATATCAGTTCCAGGCCTGGGGAGAATGTGATCTGAACACCGCTCTGAAGACCAGAACCGGAAGTCTGAAGCGAGCCCTCCACAATGCTGAATGCCAGAAGACAGTCACCATCTCCAAGCCCTGTGGCAAACTGACCAAGCCCAAACCTCAAG